From one Nonomuraea polychroma genomic stretch:
- a CDS encoding TetR/AcrR family transcriptional regulator gives MATTRNTTPSAGDRRVRRTHAALARGLIELVEEQDLSRISVADVAERAGVSRSTFYDHYRDVHELAEAACTAMIDGLIDSLPVPDVDSADREQDAAESLEAFFASLAEHAGLYRALLGPQGSARVSDHIRRRITATVYDHTHRDADGALPRRASSPLDSPHDVRAAFTAGAITGVAADWLQRGCPRSPAEMAALTWPLFTGLYHVDAGTAL, from the coding sequence GTGGCCACGACCAGAAACACCACCCCCTCAGCGGGCGACCGGCGCGTGCGCCGCACCCATGCGGCCCTGGCACGCGGACTGATCGAGCTCGTCGAGGAGCAGGACCTGTCCCGGATCAGCGTCGCCGACGTCGCCGAGCGGGCCGGAGTCAGCCGCTCAACCTTCTACGACCACTACCGGGACGTCCACGAGCTGGCCGAGGCGGCCTGCACCGCGATGATCGACGGCTTGATCGACTCCTTGCCCGTCCCCGACGTGGACTCGGCGGACCGGGAACAGGACGCGGCGGAGTCACTGGAGGCGTTCTTCGCCAGCCTCGCCGAGCACGCCGGGCTCTACCGGGCCCTGCTGGGGCCGCAGGGGAGCGCACGCGTCTCCGACCACATCCGCCGCCGCATCACCGCGACCGTCTACGACCACACGCATCGGGACGCCGACGGCGCTCTCCCGCGGCGGGCCTCCTCGCCGTTGGACAGCCCGCACGACGTCCGTGCCGCGTTCACCGCCGGGGCGATCACCGGCGTGGCCGCCGACTGGCTGCAGCGCGGCTGCCCCCGCTCCCCTGCGGAAATGGCCGCCCTGACCTGGCCACTTTTCACAGGGCTCTACCACGTCGACGCCGGCACGGCCCTCTGA
- a CDS encoding NADPH-dependent F420 reductase — protein sequence MRIGILGAGGMADALGTQWARAGHEVMISGRDLGRSAVQAEKMSVSLRGTPVRAGSWAEAAGFGEVVVVAVREAGLVGVLEACGAALRGKPLVDVTNAADLAAYDPGRPLAGLIRDLTGGHVVKAFNLCHVDVWRMTPPVFDGRPLAVPLCGDDPAALAAVRTLVADLGCTPVDGGGLDRARLLEATAAFVIGLWFGGADAQAILPPLPSSGAHLPAEPR from the coding sequence ATGCGTATCGGGATTCTGGGCGCGGGCGGCATGGCGGACGCGCTGGGCACACAGTGGGCCAGGGCCGGGCACGAGGTGATGATCAGCGGCAGGGACCTGGGCAGGAGTGCCGTGCAGGCCGAGAAGATGAGTGTCTCCCTGCGGGGGACGCCGGTCCGCGCGGGGAGCTGGGCGGAGGCGGCCGGGTTCGGGGAGGTCGTGGTGGTGGCCGTCAGGGAGGCGGGGCTCGTCGGCGTGCTGGAGGCGTGTGGTGCTGCGCTGCGCGGCAAGCCCCTGGTCGACGTCACCAATGCAGCCGACCTGGCCGCGTATGATCCGGGACGCCCGCTCGCGGGCCTGATCCGCGATCTCACCGGCGGTCACGTCGTGAAGGCGTTCAACCTGTGCCATGTGGACGTGTGGCGGATGACGCCGCCCGTGTTCGACGGGCGGCCGCTCGCCGTGCCGTTGTGCGGCGACGATCCGGCGGCGCTGGCGGCCGTACGCACGCTGGTCGCCGATCTCGGCTGCACGCCGGTGGACGGCGGAGGGCTCGACCGGGCGAGGTTGCTGGAGGCGACGGCGGCGTTCGTGATCGGCCTGTGGTTCGGGGGCGCCGACGCCCAGGCGATCCTGCCCCCGCTGCCCTCCTCCGGCGCCCACCTCCCAGCCGAGCCCCGCTGA
- a CDS encoding winged helix-turn-helix transcriptional regulator codes for MFLADCQARLAFDLIGNTWSAVVLWALRHGPRRPGRLREEIGGISTKVLTETLRRLEFNGLVARRTYAEAPPRVEYELTDLGRTLLGPIETFGEWAFTHADEVLAAQDRWDTAPGPPATRGSDHAAGQP; via the coding sequence TTGTTCCTCGCCGACTGCCAGGCCAGACTCGCCTTCGACCTGATCGGCAACACCTGGAGCGCCGTCGTCCTCTGGGCCCTGCGGCACGGCCCCCGGCGGCCGGGGCGGCTGCGCGAGGAGATCGGCGGCATCAGCACCAAGGTTCTCACCGAGACGCTGCGCCGCCTGGAGTTCAACGGCCTGGTGGCGCGCCGTACGTACGCCGAGGCCCCGCCGCGAGTCGAGTACGAGCTCACCGACCTGGGCCGCACCCTCCTCGGCCCGATCGAGACGTTCGGTGAATGGGCCTTCACGCACGCCGACGAGGTGCTGGCCGCCCAAGATCGATGGGACACCGCCCCTGGACCACCGGCGACCAGAGGCAGCGACCACGCCGCAGGTCAGCCGTAG
- a CDS encoding Cof-type HAD-IIB family hydrolase, with the protein MIFPRIVATDLDGTLLASDRTVSPRTRRALQTARAAGAEIVFVTARAPRGVRAVAEQAGVTGTAICSNGAIVYDLGTDEITGSLPLDPASARKAAQALAEALPGVGLAAETGRAVLTEAAYTRRIADDLAYYRQVRSVFDEEQPIVKLLALSPAHTADEMAAAVTAVLAGLAEVTHSGEHGLLEISAPGVTKAATLDRLCKERGVDPSEVVAFGDMPNDLAVLAYAGAGYAMANAHPAVLAAIERRTLSNDEDGVAVVLERLYG; encoded by the coding sequence ATGATCTTCCCCCGCATCGTCGCCACGGACCTCGACGGCACGCTTCTCGCCTCCGATCGCACCGTGTCACCGCGTACCAGGAGAGCGCTCCAGACGGCCCGCGCGGCCGGCGCCGAGATCGTCTTCGTCACCGCGAGAGCGCCGCGCGGCGTGCGTGCGGTCGCCGAGCAGGCCGGCGTCACGGGCACCGCCATCTGCAGCAACGGCGCGATCGTCTACGACCTGGGAACGGATGAGATCACCGGCAGCCTGCCGCTCGACCCGGCCTCCGCCAGGAAGGCCGCCCAGGCGCTCGCCGAGGCCCTGCCGGGGGTGGGACTGGCGGCCGAGACCGGCCGGGCGGTCCTGACCGAGGCCGCCTACACCAGGAGGATCGCCGACGACCTGGCGTATTACCGCCAGGTGCGCTCGGTCTTCGACGAGGAGCAGCCCATCGTCAAGCTGCTCGCCCTGTCGCCGGCGCACACGGCGGACGAGATGGCCGCGGCCGTGACGGCAGTGCTCGCGGGGCTCGCCGAGGTCACGCACTCCGGCGAGCACGGGCTCCTGGAGATCAGCGCCCCGGGGGTGACGAAGGCCGCCACGCTCGACCGGCTCTGCAAGGAGCGCGGCGTCGATCCGAGCGAGGTCGTGGCGTTCGGGGACATGCCGAACGACCTGGCCGTGCTCGCGTACGCGGGCGCCGGCTACGCGATGGCCAACGCCCACCCGGCGGTGCTGGCCGCCATCGAGCGGCGCACGCTGTCCAACGATGAGGACGGCGTGGCCGTGGTGCTGGAGCGGCTCTACGGCTGA
- a CDS encoding DUF2283 domain-containing protein has product MYEIARRVLSLRSEPPRDVVVTVGVPYEEPTGEWSCPYRIDGLAGWEHERKVTALDSLGAVELALAMTRAAVAGSHEAKEGLLSWEDVTSGGQARTVYVTWDKERDIAYIAMKHEIVPGEAVRQVVAEDVVLDYEDSGRLLGLELMNAATRLPSEMRL; this is encoded by the coding sequence ATGTACGAGATCGCCCGTCGGGTGCTGTCGCTGCGTAGCGAACCGCCGCGTGACGTGGTCGTCACCGTCGGCGTGCCGTATGAGGAGCCGACCGGGGAGTGGTCGTGCCCCTACCGGATCGACGGGCTCGCCGGATGGGAACATGAGAGGAAAGTCACAGCGCTCGATTCGCTGGGGGCGGTCGAGCTGGCGCTGGCGATGACGCGGGCCGCGGTCGCGGGCTCGCACGAGGCCAAGGAAGGGTTGCTGAGCTGGGAGGACGTCACCTCGGGCGGGCAGGCACGGACGGTGTACGTCACGTGGGACAAGGAACGCGACATCGCCTACATCGCGATGAAGCACGAAATAGTCCCAGGTGAGGCGGTACGTCAGGTCGTGGCGGAGGACGTCGTCCTCGACTACGAGGACTCCGGGCGGCTCCTCGGCCTGGAGCTCATGAACGCCGCCACCCGGCTCCCGTCCGAGATGCGCTTGTGA
- the pyrF gene encoding orotidine-5'-phosphate decarboxylase, with protein sequence MNDSFGTRLRARLDECGPLCVGIDPSPALLDAWGLDDSPSGLERFSRTVVETVADVAAVVKPQSAFFERWGSRGIAVLERTIADLREAGTLVLLDVKRGDIDSTMAAYAEAYLDRGSPLAVDAITLSPYLGFGSLEGAITSAVANDAGVFVLARTSNPEAAGLQQLVAGQVLAGAAAANAGRTPFGPVGVVMGATLPELEHSLTDLNGPILAPGLGAQGATPADVARLFGPVRHAVLPSVSRSVLADPKRLRTRTLYYRDECTAYLSGDLTGPRRSSRS encoded by the coding sequence ATGAACGATTCGTTCGGGACGCGCCTGAGAGCTAGGCTCGACGAGTGCGGACCGCTGTGTGTGGGCATCGATCCGAGCCCGGCGCTGCTCGACGCCTGGGGGCTGGACGACTCGCCGTCCGGTCTCGAACGCTTCAGCCGCACGGTCGTCGAGACCGTGGCCGACGTGGCCGCCGTGGTCAAGCCGCAGTCGGCGTTCTTCGAGCGGTGGGGCAGCCGCGGCATCGCCGTCCTGGAACGCACCATCGCCGACCTGCGCGAGGCGGGGACGCTGGTGCTGCTGGACGTCAAGCGCGGCGACATCGACAGCACGATGGCGGCCTACGCCGAGGCGTACCTGGACCGGGGCAGCCCGCTGGCCGTCGACGCGATCACGTTGAGCCCGTACCTGGGGTTCGGGTCGCTGGAAGGGGCCATCACCTCGGCCGTGGCCAACGACGCGGGCGTGTTCGTGCTGGCCCGCACCTCCAACCCGGAGGCGGCCGGGCTGCAGCAGCTCGTGGCCGGCCAGGTGCTGGCCGGGGCCGCCGCGGCCAACGCGGGACGCACGCCGTTCGGGCCCGTCGGGGTGGTCATGGGCGCCACGCTGCCCGAGCTGGAGCACTCGCTGACCGACCTCAACGGGCCCATCCTCGCTCCCGGGCTGGGCGCACAGGGGGCCACGCCCGCCGACGTGGCGCGGCTGTTCGGGCCGGTACGCCACGCCGTCCTGCCCTCCGTGTCCCGGTCGGTGCTCGCCGATCCCAAGCGGCTGCGCACCCGTACGCTCTACTACCGGGACGAGTGCACCGCCTACCTGTCCGGCGACCTCACCGGGCCCCGCCGCTCCTCGCGTTCCTGA
- the rbsK gene encoding ribokinase produces the protein MISVFGSANMDLVAYVSEAPKRGETVTGHRFRTIPGGKGANQAIAAARAGAEVAFLGAVGDDGFGAELRATLSEAGVDVRGLRQVPGPSGIAHIVVDDAGGNSIIVVPGANGTVTGPSGDDLAVIARSEALLLQLELPMAAVVAAAEAGRVAGVPVILTPAPAQPLPDELLDAVTLIVPNEHEAAAITGATAPAAALDALLERVEEAVITLGSEGALYGSRSGERLRVPAVEVKAVDTTAAGDTFVGALAVARAERLPVADALRFASAAAALSVQREGASTSMPTRWEIEDSLP, from the coding sequence ATGATCTCGGTTTTCGGCAGCGCCAACATGGACCTGGTCGCCTACGTCTCCGAAGCCCCGAAGCGGGGTGAAACGGTGACAGGCCACCGCTTCCGCACCATCCCCGGTGGCAAGGGGGCCAACCAGGCCATCGCCGCCGCCCGGGCGGGTGCGGAGGTGGCGTTCCTCGGAGCGGTCGGCGACGACGGCTTCGGGGCAGAGCTGCGGGCCACGCTGTCGGAGGCCGGGGTGGACGTACGCGGCCTGCGCCAGGTGCCCGGCCCGAGCGGCATCGCGCACATCGTGGTGGACGACGCCGGCGGCAACTCGATCATCGTCGTGCCCGGCGCGAACGGCACCGTCACCGGCCCCTCGGGCGATGACCTGGCCGTGATCGCGCGGTCGGAGGCGCTGCTGCTGCAGCTGGAGCTGCCCATGGCGGCCGTCGTGGCGGCGGCGGAGGCCGGCCGGGTCGCGGGCGTGCCCGTCATCCTCACTCCGGCGCCCGCCCAGCCGCTCCCGGACGAGCTGCTCGACGCGGTCACGCTGATCGTCCCGAACGAGCACGAGGCCGCCGCCATCACCGGCGCCACCGCCCCCGCTGCCGCCCTGGACGCGCTGCTCGAACGTGTCGAGGAGGCCGTGATCACGCTGGGCTCCGAGGGCGCCTTGTACGGATCCCGGTCGGGGGAGCGGCTGCGGGTTCCGGCGGTCGAGGTGAAGGCGGTGGACACGACGGCGGCCGGGGACACGTTCGTGGGCGCGCTGGCCGTGGCCAGGGCCGAACGGCTGCCCGTCGCGGACGCCCTCCGCTTCGCCTCCGCGGCGGCGGCGCTGTCGGTGCAGCGGGAGGGCGCCAGCACGTCGATGCCCACCCGCTGGGAGATCGAGGACTCCCTCCCCTGA
- a CDS encoding ADP-ribosylglycohydrolase family protein: MIRLTWVQPEDLIGHELRQAAEDGRDVADIAARWRAAGGHDAPPRAGASDPEAARLRGLAQDLLDELAEIPSPLNEPSELPAIIAACPAWPAHPSGLPGTAGRARVLGAWLGRAAGCVLGKPVEKIPREGIRQIAEATGNWPMRGWFTAKGLPDDIARRWPWNRRSAVNSLAENIDGIPEDDDLNYPLLALTVLERHGRAFTTDDVAKLWLDELPAGRTFTAERVAYRNLLDGVEPPYTASHRNPFREWIGALIRADVYGWVNPGDPATAAEYAWRDARLTHTANGIYGAMFAAAMCAASLVATSPEEVVTAGLSVVPAGSRLHEAVRLATEDAAAEKDFEVVVDRLYERHGSLHWVHTINNAALVAAALIHGRGDFTATIAGAVAGGWDTDSAAATAGSIAGALNGGVPDQWRMRDSLASSLTGFDGVGLVELARRTQEMMHP; encoded by the coding sequence ATGATCCGCCTTACCTGGGTCCAGCCCGAGGACCTGATCGGGCACGAGCTCCGCCAGGCCGCCGAGGACGGCCGGGACGTGGCGGACATCGCCGCCCGCTGGCGCGCGGCAGGCGGGCACGACGCCCCGCCCCGGGCCGGCGCCTCGGACCCGGAGGCCGCCCGGCTGCGCGGCTTGGCCCAGGACCTGCTGGACGAACTGGCCGAGATCCCGTCGCCGCTGAACGAGCCGTCCGAACTGCCCGCCATCATCGCCGCCTGCCCAGCCTGGCCCGCCCACCCGTCCGGCCTGCCCGGCACCGCCGGTAGGGCGCGGGTGCTCGGGGCGTGGCTCGGGAGGGCGGCCGGGTGCGTGCTGGGCAAGCCCGTCGAGAAGATCCCGCGCGAAGGCATCAGGCAGATCGCCGAGGCCACGGGCAACTGGCCCATGCGCGGCTGGTTCACGGCCAAGGGCCTGCCGGACGACATCGCCCGCCGCTGGCCCTGGAACCGCCGCAGCGCCGTCAACTCCCTGGCCGAGAACATCGACGGCATCCCCGAGGACGACGACCTCAACTACCCGCTGCTGGCCCTGACCGTCCTGGAGCGCCACGGCCGCGCCTTCACCACCGACGACGTGGCCAAGCTGTGGCTCGACGAGCTCCCGGCCGGCCGTACGTTCACCGCCGAGCGCGTCGCGTACCGCAATCTCCTGGACGGCGTCGAGCCGCCGTACACGGCCTCCCACCGCAACCCGTTCCGCGAGTGGATCGGCGCTCTGATCAGGGCGGACGTCTACGGCTGGGTCAACCCGGGCGATCCGGCCACGGCGGCCGAGTACGCCTGGCGCGACGCCCGTCTCACCCACACCGCGAACGGGATCTACGGGGCGATGTTCGCGGCCGCGATGTGCGCCGCCTCGCTGGTCGCCACGTCGCCGGAGGAGGTCGTGACGGCGGGCCTGTCCGTCGTGCCCGCGGGCTCGCGCCTGCACGAGGCGGTCCGCCTGGCCACCGAGGACGCCGCGGCGGAAAAGGACTTCGAGGTGGTCGTCGACCGCCTGTACGAGCGCCACGGATCGCTCCACTGGGTCCACACGATCAACAATGCCGCCCTTGTCGCGGCCGCCCTGATCCATGGCCGGGGCGACTTCACCGCCACGATCGCCGGCGCGGTCGCCGGCGGCTGGGACACCGACTCGGCGGCCGCCACGGCCGGGTCCATCGCGGGCGCGCTCAACGGCGGCGTGCCGGACCAATGGCGGATGCGCGACAGCCTGGCCAGCAGCCTGACCGGGTTCGACGGGGTGGGCCTCGTGGAGCTGGCCCGGCGTACTCAGGAGATGATGCACCCATGA
- a CDS encoding ADP-ribosylglycohydrolase family protein, which produces MTPLEDRATGCVAGAAVGDALGGATEGWTPEQIVERYGGRVEGIVPPYNEDWRNARPIAPYHKGDGHITDDTLMTHALIRVYDKARGHLDAYAMADHLVPELMGERRWIPELESDALPLQRIFLAEKWIVARLHYGHVDPREAGVGNIVNCGAAMYVAPVGIVNAADPDAAYAEAIDLTGAHQSSYGREAAGVMAAAVAEAMRPGATVDSVVAACLRLAKDGTRAAIESVCETAAGLGHWDGSFEALRAAVRPYDTVADTYRDQGLGARRPSRLHSIEELPLALGFLVIAKGDYRDTVLGGVNYGRDADSIASMGGAIAGALGGLSAVPAEWVERVGAASRTDLVAPGLAIAEVARRVHADDLARRRAHEAAFADLDRR; this is translated from the coding sequence ATGACGCCGCTTGAGGACAGAGCGACCGGCTGCGTGGCGGGGGCGGCGGTCGGTGACGCGCTGGGCGGCGCCACCGAGGGCTGGACCCCCGAACAGATCGTCGAGCGGTACGGCGGCCGCGTCGAGGGCATCGTCCCGCCGTACAACGAGGACTGGCGCAATGCCCGCCCCATCGCGCCCTACCACAAGGGCGACGGCCACATCACCGACGACACCCTGATGACGCACGCCCTGATCCGCGTGTACGACAAGGCCCGCGGCCACCTCGACGCGTACGCGATGGCCGACCACCTCGTGCCCGAGCTCATGGGCGAGCGCCGCTGGATCCCCGAGCTGGAGAGCGACGCGCTGCCGCTGCAGCGGATCTTCCTGGCGGAGAAGTGGATCGTGGCCAGGCTGCACTACGGGCACGTGGACCCACGCGAGGCCGGTGTCGGAAACATCGTGAACTGCGGCGCCGCCATGTACGTCGCCCCCGTCGGCATCGTCAACGCCGCCGACCCCGACGCCGCCTACGCCGAGGCCATCGACCTGACCGGGGCACACCAGTCCAGCTACGGCCGCGAGGCCGCCGGTGTCATGGCGGCCGCCGTCGCCGAGGCCATGCGGCCGGGCGCCACCGTCGACTCCGTGGTCGCGGCCTGCCTGCGGCTGGCGAAGGACGGCACCCGGGCCGCCATCGAGTCGGTCTGCGAGACCGCGGCCGGGCTCGGGCACTGGGACGGGTCGTTCGAGGCGCTGCGGGCCGCCGTCCGCCCGTACGACACGGTCGCCGACACCTACCGCGACCAGGGGCTGGGGGCACGGCGGCCGAGCCGGTTGCACAGCATCGAGGAGCTGCCGCTGGCACTCGGCTTCCTGGTGATCGCCAAGGGCGACTACCGCGACACCGTGCTCGGCGGCGTCAACTACGGGCGCGACGCCGACTCGATCGCCTCCATGGGCGGGGCCATCGCGGGCGCCCTCGGCGGGCTGAGCGCCGTGCCGGCGGAGTGGGTGGAGCGGGTGGGGGCCGCCAGCCGTACCGACCTGGTGGCTCCCGGGCTCGCGATCGCTGAGGTGGCGCGCCGGGTGCACGCGGACGACCTGGCACGCCGCCGCGCCCACGAGGCCGCCTTCGCCGACCTCGACCGCCGATGA
- a CDS encoding ADP-ribosylglycohydrolase family protein, which yields MSGDRIRGAFAGLAVGDAAGWPAARHRAALHAPWSRRLHRELDAFAEEHKVTTLPVPFALNQPTAPLAIGPSDDAEWLAWTVLTIDRPRAEAFRELAGAAVRARISVATALDNLAKGVEPPASGHDNPHHFDDAAAVRAVAFGVLGRDPTPDAEVTNAADGILAAQAMAAAVREAVASGAIGPAVEAALAVLPPDTAIGHNARVALAAARKAGDAFAAVPALDAALLDHVYSYGVGAAQTVPVALALAEAAGGDLTRAVPAAACLAALADSAPAFAGALTGACGGYEAIPEGWTASARTLAGCCLPELAGKDLIELTKGIA from the coding sequence ATGTCGGGGGACAGGATCAGGGGAGCCTTCGCCGGGCTCGCCGTCGGGGACGCCGCGGGCTGGCCCGCCGCCAGGCACCGGGCGGCCCTGCACGCTCCCTGGAGCCGGCGCCTGCACAGGGAGCTCGACGCGTTCGCGGAAGAGCACAAGGTGACCACGCTGCCGGTGCCGTTCGCGCTCAATCAGCCCACGGCGCCGCTGGCCATCGGCCCGTCCGACGACGCCGAATGGCTCGCCTGGACGGTGCTCACGATCGACCGGCCGCGGGCGGAGGCGTTCAGGGAGCTCGCCGGCGCGGCGGTGCGGGCGCGGATCTCGGTGGCCACCGCACTGGACAACCTGGCCAAGGGCGTCGAGCCGCCCGCGTCCGGGCACGACAACCCGCACCATTTCGACGACGCCGCCGCCGTCAGGGCCGTCGCGTTCGGGGTCCTGGGGAGGGACCCCACGCCAGACGCCGAGGTGACGAACGCCGCCGACGGCATCCTCGCCGCCCAGGCCATGGCCGCCGCCGTGCGCGAGGCGGTCGCCTCCGGCGCGATCGGCCCGGCCGTGGAGGCGGCGCTGGCCGTATTGCCACCGGACACCGCCATCGGGCACAACGCCCGCGTCGCGCTGGCCGCCGCGCGGAAGGCGGGCGACGCGTTCGCCGCGGTGCCCGCGCTGGACGCTGCGCTGCTCGACCACGTCTACAGCTACGGGGTCGGCGCCGCCCAGACCGTGCCCGTGGCGCTGGCGCTGGCCGAGGCGGCAGGCGGCGATCTCACCAGAGCCGTGCCGGCGGCGGCGTGCCTGGCCGCGCTGGCCGACTCGGCGCCCGCGTTCGCCGGGGCGCTGACCGGGGCATGCGGTGGGTACGAGGCGATCCCGGAGGGGTGGACCGCCTCGGCCCGTACGCTGGCCGGCTGTTGCCTGCCCGAGCTGGCGGGCAAAGACCTGATCGAACTGACGAAGGGAATCGCATGA
- a CDS encoding ADP-ribosylglycohydrolase family protein, with product MTHRDRARGCLLGLAAGDALGAPAENLPPAEIRRRWGRLTEIEGGGTDDTEYAIFAASLLVRHGHGLTAELVAQAYRTEIIPRVAGPMRGAGFSELGTVEALRRGLEPPLTGLVHSHGWSDGLAMRAAPYGIFCPGDPAAAARLVEQDGLVSGSCEGILGGRAVAGAVAAAMGGAAVRDVVLAALSVIPADSWTARNIVRVCEVLGWSPPTGAGVARGRSAESATPAAAPMGELELVEALHEAVVVKHYPWTDIAPEAVALALAAFQAGDGEVEAAVTFGVSLGRDADTIGAIAGAIAGARQGEGGVPARWTARIGPVTGKCLPVVAGRHVLDVADELAKGL from the coding sequence GTGACGCATCGCGACAGGGCCCGGGGGTGTCTGCTCGGCCTGGCGGCCGGCGACGCCCTCGGGGCCCCGGCCGAGAACCTGCCGCCGGCGGAGATCCGGCGGCGGTGGGGGAGGCTCACCGAGATCGAGGGCGGGGGCACGGACGACACCGAGTACGCCATCTTCGCGGCGTCGCTGCTGGTGCGGCACGGACACGGGCTGACGGCCGAGCTGGTGGCGCAGGCGTACCGGACGGAGATCATCCCGCGGGTGGCTGGGCCGATGCGGGGCGCCGGGTTCTCCGAGCTGGGCACCGTCGAAGCGCTTCGACGCGGCCTGGAGCCGCCGTTGACCGGGCTGGTCCATTCGCATGGGTGGTCCGACGGGCTGGCCATGCGGGCCGCGCCGTACGGGATCTTCTGCCCGGGCGATCCCGCGGCGGCGGCTCGGCTCGTCGAGCAGGACGGGCTGGTCAGCGGGTCGTGCGAGGGCATCCTGGGCGGTCGCGCCGTCGCCGGGGCGGTGGCCGCGGCGATGGGCGGGGCGGCGGTGCGGGATGTGGTGCTCGCCGCGCTGTCGGTCATCCCCGCTGACTCGTGGACGGCCAGGAACATCGTGCGAGTGTGCGAGGTGCTCGGCTGGTCGCCGCCCACGGGCGCCGGTGTGGCGCGAGGGCGGTCGGCGGAGTCCGCGACGCCTGCGGCGGCACCGATGGGCGAACTGGAGCTCGTCGAGGCTTTGCACGAGGCCGTCGTCGTCAAGCATTACCCCTGGACGGACATCGCGCCCGAGGCGGTGGCGCTGGCGCTCGCCGCGTTCCAGGCAGGCGACGGCGAGGTCGAGGCGGCCGTGACGTTCGGGGTGAGCCTGGGCAGGGACGCCGACACGATCGGGGCCATCGCCGGGGCGATCGCCGGAGCCCGGCAGGGCGAGGGTGGCGTTCCGGCGCGGTGGACCGCCAGGATCGGGCCTGTGACGGGCAAGTGCCTGCCCGTCGTGGCCGGAAGACACGTGCTGGATGTGGCCGACGAGCTCGCGAAAGGACTGTAG
- a CDS encoding ABC transporter substrate-binding protein — MRITSALAAAAIVALTAACGSGGGGGSSSSAPNEPVKINFLSLAWQKESIAANKQLVDEWNKANPNIQVTYVQGSWDNVNDQLVTQFAGGTAPDVIHNDSPALSGFATDGYLLDLKDKLPAELKSDIPQAAWDTVTFDGGKGEQGVYGVPFLQESQVIIANKKLLEASKVRIPTADNPWTWEEFSEAAKTMTKGDTFGVAWPMKSPVNKTLNLALNFGGTFFQTGADGKTTVKVGPEEREVLQRIHDQLYKDKSADPAALGQGTADPLPAFYKGKFALLPAGVFLRQQVAEQAPDGFEWVTLPGPKGTSAQQGAVSQTLSIAQDSKHPDEAMKFIAFFLNGPNQAKLAKGDWLLPTSQSAAADPAMTTQENGWDVATASAKNLVVAPFLKVNGFDEWKSKVATPVLQEFYANKITIDEAAKRLVDEGNKVLERYQR; from the coding sequence ATGCGAATCACGTCCGCTCTGGCGGCCGCGGCGATCGTCGCGCTCACCGCCGCGTGCGGCAGCGGAGGCGGCGGCGGATCGTCGTCCTCCGCCCCCAACGAGCCAGTCAAGATCAATTTCCTCAGCCTGGCGTGGCAGAAGGAATCCATCGCCGCGAACAAACAGCTCGTGGACGAATGGAACAAGGCCAACCCCAACATCCAGGTCACCTACGTCCAGGGCAGCTGGGACAACGTCAACGACCAGCTGGTCACCCAGTTCGCCGGCGGCACCGCTCCCGACGTCATCCACAACGACTCGCCCGCGTTGTCCGGCTTCGCCACCGACGGCTACCTCCTGGATCTGAAGGACAAGCTGCCCGCCGAGCTGAAGAGCGACATCCCACAGGCCGCCTGGGACACCGTCACCTTCGACGGCGGCAAGGGCGAGCAGGGCGTCTACGGCGTGCCCTTCCTGCAGGAGTCGCAGGTCATCATCGCCAACAAGAAGCTGCTCGAGGCCTCCAAGGTCCGCATCCCCACCGCGGACAACCCCTGGACGTGGGAGGAGTTCTCCGAGGCCGCCAAGACGATGACCAAGGGCGACACGTTCGGCGTGGCCTGGCCGATGAAGTCGCCGGTCAACAAGACCCTCAACCTGGCGCTCAACTTCGGCGGCACGTTCTTCCAGACCGGCGCTGACGGCAAGACCACGGTCAAGGTCGGGCCCGAGGAGCGCGAGGTGCTCCAGCGCATCCACGACCAGCTCTACAAGGACAAGTCGGCCGACCCGGCCGCGCTCGGCCAGGGCACCGCGGACCCGCTGCCGGCCTTCTACAAGGGCAAGTTCGCCCTGCTGCCGGCCGGCGTGTTCCTCCGCCAGCAGGTCGCCGAGCAGGCGCCCGACGGGTTCGAGTGGGTCACGCTGCCCGGCCCCAAGGGCACCTCGGCCCAGCAGGGGGCGGTCTCGCAGACGCTGTCGATCGCGCAGGACAGCAAGCACCCGGACGAGGCCATGAAGTTCATCGCGTTCTTCCTGAACGGCCCCAACCAGGCCAAGCTCGCCAAGGGCGACTGGCTGCTGCCGACCTCCCAGTCGGCCGCCGCGGACCCGGCCATGACGACTCAGGAGAACGGCTGGGACGTGGCCACCGCCTCCGCCAAGAACCTCGTCGTGGCGCCGTTCCTCAAGGTGAACGGGTTCGACGAGTGGAAGAGCAAGGTCGCCACGCCCGTGCTGCAGGAGTTCTACGCCAATAAGATCACCATCGACGAGGCGGCGAAGCGGCTCGTCGATGAAGGGAACAAGGTGCTGGAGCGGTACCAGCGGTGA